One genomic segment of Gossypium arboreum isolate Shixiya-1 chromosome 3, ASM2569848v2, whole genome shotgun sequence includes these proteins:
- the LOC108474450 gene encoding eukaryotic translation initiation factor 4B3-like → MAATASSPWGKPGAWAVDAEENEAEVERQQSGAGSSTEKLGDFPSLATAVTTTKANKKKGQTLSLSEFASKPSEPTRLTREDLLALPTGPRQRSAEELDRNRLGGGFKSYASNRYGSDGDDSSSNSRWGLNKDRETAPSRADEIDDWASAKKSTSAANGFGGGFERRGRGGGGGGFSNSQSKADEVDSWAANKNYKSAAEAPPRRFGGGFERSSFDSTQARDSPRDLDNWGKKNDESVSSAGSGGVRPKLVLQPRKAPQTEKGKKDATPADKPKGANPFGEARPREEVLKEKGKDWKEIDEKMEAAKIKETSAVAEKGGKGSFGNERLPMERSWRKNESVEAANQP, encoded by the coding sequence ATGGCGGCGACTGCATCATCTCCGTGGGGGAAACCCGGCGCATGGGCTGTTGACGCCGAAGAAAATGAAGCGGAAGTCGAGCGACAACAAAGCGGCGCCGGTTCCTCAACCGAAAAGCTCGGGGATTTCCCTTCCTTAGCCACCGCTGTCACCACCACCAAGGCGAATAAAAAGAAGGGTCAAACCCTATCTCTCTCCGAGTTTGCTTCTAAGCCCAGTGAGCCAACCCGACTCACTCGCGAGGATCTCCTCGCACTCCCCACTGGCCCTCGACAACGTTCCGCTGAGGAACTCGATCGCAACCGATTAGGTGGTGGTTTTAAATCTTATGCTTCGAATAGGTATGGTTCGGATGGCGATGATTCTTCGAGTAATAGTAGATGGGGATTGAATAAAGATAGAGAAACTGCTCCCTCACGCGCCGATGAGATTGACGATTGGGCTTCGGCTAAGAAATCGACTTCCGCCGCAAACGGATTTGGGGGTGGATTTGAGAGAAGAGGGAGAGGAGGCGGCGGTGGTGGGTTTTCCAATTCGCAATCGAAAGCCGATGAAGTAGATAGCTGGGCAGCTAATAAGAACTATAAAAGCGCCGCAGAGGCACCGCCTCGGAGATTTGGTGGGGGTTTCGAAAGAAGCAGTTTCGATTCGACTCAAGCGAGAGATTCGCCGAGGGATTTGGATAATTGGGGAAAGAAAAATGATGAGAGTGTCAGTTCTGCTGGTAGTGGTGGGGTTAGACCAAAGCTTGTGCTTCAGCCACGTAAAGCTCCTCAAACTGAAAAGGGTAAGAAAGATGCGACTCCGGCGGATAAGCCCAAGGGGGCAAATCCTTTTGGTGAGGCGAGGCCGCGAGAGGAGgttttgaaggaaaaagggaaagatTGGAAGGAGATTGATGAGAAGATGGAAGCTGCTAAGATTAAAGAGACATCAGCAGTTGCTGAGAAAGGAGGAAAGGGAAGTTTCGGGAACGAGCGTCTGCCGATGGAAAGAAGCTGGAGGAAGAATGAGTCTGTTGAGGCTGCTAATCAACCCTAA